The proteins below are encoded in one region of Bacillus vallismortis:
- a CDS encoding TerC family protein yields the protein MDFLHHIMSTYASFFDWKMWGEVLSDPVSWGLIGSLVVLEGLLSADNALVLAVMVKHLPEKQRKKALTYGLFGAYIFRFIFIGLGMLLIKFWWIKVLGALYLAWLVIKHFWIGEKEDETDGMKKNSWMVRTFGIFWATVISVELMDLAFSVDSILAAFAVSEKVWVLLVGGMLGILMMRTVAKVFLVLIDKIPELENTAFVLIGIIALKMAGSAFHYEMPHSVFFIIIIAAFAITFIIHYINKQKQVREQTAASKEE from the coding sequence TTGGACTTTTTACATCATATCATGTCTACGTATGCTTCATTTTTCGATTGGAAAATGTGGGGGGAAGTGCTGTCAGATCCTGTTTCCTGGGGTCTGATCGGTTCCCTTGTTGTTTTGGAAGGCCTCTTGTCGGCCGATAATGCGCTTGTTCTTGCGGTGATGGTCAAGCACCTGCCGGAAAAACAGCGAAAAAAAGCGTTAACGTATGGTTTATTTGGAGCTTATATATTCAGGTTTATTTTTATCGGGCTCGGTATGCTCCTCATTAAGTTTTGGTGGATCAAGGTGCTCGGCGCGCTTTATCTCGCTTGGCTCGTCATTAAGCATTTCTGGATCGGTGAAAAAGAAGATGAAACGGACGGCATGAAGAAAAATTCTTGGATGGTCCGCACGTTCGGTATCTTCTGGGCGACTGTTATTTCAGTTGAATTGATGGATCTTGCCTTCTCTGTGGACAGCATCCTGGCCGCGTTTGCGGTTTCAGAAAAAGTATGGGTGCTTTTGGTCGGTGGTATGCTTGGTATTTTAATGATGCGTACAGTGGCAAAAGTCTTCCTTGTACTGATTGATAAAATTCCTGAGCTGGAAAATACAGCATTCGTATTAATCGGTATTATCGCGCTGAAAATGGCGGGGAGTGCCTTCCATTATGAAATGCCGCACTCTGTATTCTTCATTATCATTATCGCTGCTTTTGCCATTACATTCATCATTCACTATATCAACAAACAAAAGCAAGTGCGCGAACAAACAGCCGCGTCAAAAGAAGAATAA
- a CDS encoding cysteine protease StiP family protein — MKDVIERIGSYPEEDVTFLLKDLSAVSIEKSTEEREKSIQSGIHYSEMLPIEYKPTDEYMKLFYASLEDSKQKVALATGVVAEQIYKKSGKDAVLCSLARAGTPIGVLIKRYIKVKYHVSLPHYSISIIRDRGIDENALHYLLKHHPEGKIAFIDGWTGKGAITKELIRSVKRFNQRFGARLSSEIAVLADPGHCADIYGTKEDFLIPSACLNSTVSGLVSRTVLNETWIGPSDFHGAKYYKELSEEDVTNIYIETIAEQFPSIYNEAERLALRLQNDRVKPDWSGLASIETIQKQFGISNTNLIKPGVGETTRVLLRRVPWKILIQPGAEEALRHILLLAKDRGVPVEEYKDMSYRCCGLIRPAEKSL, encoded by the coding sequence TTGAAAGATGTTATTGAACGTATTGGGAGCTATCCGGAAGAAGATGTGACCTTTCTATTAAAAGACTTGTCCGCTGTATCCATCGAAAAAAGCACGGAAGAACGGGAGAAGTCAATTCAAAGCGGCATCCATTATTCAGAAATGCTGCCAATCGAATACAAGCCGACAGATGAATACATGAAACTGTTTTATGCCTCGCTGGAAGACAGCAAACAGAAGGTCGCATTAGCAACGGGAGTCGTTGCGGAGCAGATTTATAAAAAAAGCGGGAAAGATGCGGTTTTGTGCAGTTTGGCTAGAGCAGGCACGCCGATTGGTGTTTTGATCAAACGTTATATCAAGGTGAAGTACCATGTCTCGCTGCCGCATTACAGCATCTCTATCATTCGGGACAGGGGAATTGATGAAAATGCGTTGCATTATCTATTGAAGCATCATCCGGAGGGCAAGATTGCGTTTATCGACGGATGGACAGGCAAAGGCGCCATCACGAAAGAACTGATTCGCTCTGTAAAACGGTTTAATCAACGCTTCGGAGCAAGGCTGTCCTCTGAAATTGCGGTGCTTGCCGATCCGGGGCATTGCGCGGACATCTATGGAACGAAGGAAGACTTTCTGATTCCGAGCGCTTGCTTGAATTCTACTGTATCAGGACTTGTCAGCCGCACAGTTCTAAATGAAACGTGGATCGGGCCGTCTGACTTTCACGGGGCGAAATATTACAAAGAGCTCAGCGAAGAGGATGTCACGAATATCTACATTGAAACAATAGCGGAGCAATTTCCGTCTATTTATAACGAAGCGGAACGTTTGGCGCTTAGGTTGCAAAACGATCGTGTGAAACCAGATTGGAGCGGTCTAGCTTCCATTGAGACCATCCAAAAGCAATTCGGCATCAGCAACACAAACTTGATTAAGCCGGGTGTTGGGGAAACGACCCGCGTGCTTTTGCGAAGGGTGCCTTGGAAAATACTCATTCAGCCGGGTGCTGAGGAAGCATTGCGGCATATTTTATTGCTTGCGAAGGATCGAGGCGTGCCTGTGGAAGAATACAAGGATATGTCCTATCGCTGCTGCGGGCTGATTCGGCCGGCGGAGAAAAGTTTATGA
- a CDS encoding toxic anion resistance protein has product MTTDNHNPLVLDKNEEISQQKADDIRLQLRQEPEVRRLVQQIDVKNQMELLEYGKEPAVEISKFSDRILGMMKTTSVTDSGTMLTQLGKIMDRFDKNDFDEPKGLMAKIFKRGGSMIEKIFKKYQTLGGEIEKINVEISKYKDEMTKTNYTLDEMYENNINYYMELEKYVVAGQMKLEEMQSILPSYEEKAASGNQLAQMQLDTLRNGIQALEERVYDLDMARMVALQTAPQIRLLQRGNAKLIGKINSAFIITIPIFKNGIIQAVTVKRQKLVADSMSELDRRTNEMLKRNAENISSQSVEIARMAGRPSIDIETIESSWNTIVSGMQETKQIEEENKRLREDGARRIAELQHNIKKAALQQ; this is encoded by the coding sequence ATGACAACAGATAACCATAACCCGCTTGTTCTCGATAAAAACGAAGAAATTTCCCAGCAAAAAGCTGACGATATCCGTCTCCAGCTCCGCCAGGAACCAGAGGTGAGGCGGCTAGTCCAACAAATTGACGTGAAAAATCAAATGGAGCTGCTTGAGTATGGAAAGGAGCCGGCCGTTGAAATTTCCAAGTTCTCCGACCGCATCTTAGGGATGATGAAAACAACAAGCGTGACAGACTCAGGCACGATGCTGACCCAGCTTGGAAAAATCATGGACCGTTTTGACAAAAACGATTTTGACGAGCCAAAGGGACTAATGGCTAAAATTTTCAAACGCGGCGGCAGCATGATTGAGAAAATCTTTAAAAAGTACCAGACGCTCGGCGGAGAAATTGAAAAAATCAACGTTGAGATTTCTAAATATAAAGATGAGATGACCAAAACAAACTATACGCTTGATGAAATGTATGAAAACAATATTAATTACTATATGGAGCTTGAAAAGTACGTTGTTGCCGGACAAATGAAGCTGGAAGAAATGCAGTCCATTCTCCCTTCATATGAAGAAAAAGCGGCCAGCGGAAATCAGCTTGCGCAAATGCAGCTTGATACGCTCCGCAACGGCATTCAGGCGCTTGAAGAGCGGGTATACGACCTTGATATGGCGCGAATGGTGGCGCTTCAAACTGCGCCGCAAATCCGTCTTCTTCAGCGCGGTAATGCGAAGCTGATCGGAAAAATTAACTCCGCTTTCATCATCACCATTCCGATTTTCAAAAATGGCATTATTCAGGCTGTCACCGTGAAACGCCAAAAACTTGTGGCTGACTCCATGAGCGAGCTTGACCGCCGGACAAACGAGATGCTGAAACGAAATGCGGAAAACATTTCGAGCCAGAGTGTTGAAATAGCCAGAATGGCCGGCAGACCAAGCATTGATATTGAAACGATCGAATCGTCTTGGAATACGATCGTCAGCGGCATGCAGGAAACAAAACAAATCGAAGAAGAAAACAAACGCCTCCGCGAAGATGGTGCAAGACGAATTGCCGAGCTTCAGCATAATATTAAAAAAGCAGCATTGCAGCAATAA
- a CDS encoding YceG family protein gives MRQEELTIHKAFPDDGDWKSVLFQPLPEREHFKTGQGLSFSRLAGQILGTPIDETDYYNELYELSVNNRIAILSETLDKTIAPETFQALQHIHSINQKEKGLSVSRFVAFLDGEQLIAKHSNPLMHRHLRKALITLLHIFADNHEQGLNHPDFRRVLLDVSKFSLNHLNPWLEKTDIEREMPKVVWYGDATKSQLYFLYYLMLVGCDVLLFHPAGTDQLALVDPKQELSFTEKLPDVSELQPFPKEKPDRKSTVAYRSTKEFEHVLNHEESMLYKPWQFRDHTPMSVTLKTTYDELFLIAKERAFIRPNFKADKHSIEIPNVFAKIMGVSKDNKEYWNRLHTLADYQETEMIRSFPFTEDIKSNYQFHYSHALDHEGNIDPDKLMASNVWQYKQLPAGIQAAIAKTISRMCRHPRLKAMHQEQVKDVQIYLFKQTTNLPAKLLKLIQTFDYAQTVPKLVVYHTEMSGGLTRSDAAALLFLNEIGIDIIMYNPPGHQDIEHFIEEDQYDIHWLDDMVFQQEYKEPSLVKRLFRTITQK, from the coding sequence ATGAGACAAGAAGAACTCACCATTCATAAAGCGTTTCCAGATGATGGGGATTGGAAAAGCGTGCTGTTTCAGCCATTGCCGGAGCGTGAGCACTTTAAAACAGGCCAAGGCCTTTCGTTTTCCCGCCTTGCCGGGCAAATACTGGGCACTCCAATTGATGAGACGGACTATTATAACGAGCTGTATGAACTGTCCGTAAACAATCGCATTGCCATTCTGAGTGAAACGCTTGATAAAACAATCGCGCCGGAAACGTTTCAGGCGCTTCAGCATATTCATTCTATCAACCAGAAAGAAAAAGGACTGTCGGTCAGCCGCTTTGTCGCCTTTTTGGACGGGGAGCAGCTGATTGCGAAGCATTCGAATCCGCTCATGCACCGCCATTTGAGAAAAGCATTGATAACGCTTTTACATATCTTTGCAGACAATCATGAGCAGGGGCTGAATCATCCTGATTTTCGGAGAGTGCTGCTTGATGTCTCGAAGTTTTCGTTGAATCACCTGAATCCTTGGCTGGAAAAAACCGATATAGAACGGGAGATGCCAAAAGTTGTTTGGTACGGAGACGCAACGAAGAGCCAGCTCTATTTTTTATATTATCTGATGTTAGTCGGCTGCGATGTCCTATTGTTCCATCCGGCGGGAACCGATCAGCTGGCGCTTGTCGATCCGAAGCAGGAGCTTAGCTTTACGGAAAAACTCCCAGATGTTTCGGAGCTTCAGCCGTTTCCGAAAGAAAAACCAGACCGGAAATCAACAGTAGCCTACCGCTCAACAAAGGAATTTGAACATGTGCTGAATCACGAGGAATCCATGTTGTACAAGCCGTGGCAGTTCAGGGATCACACACCGATGTCTGTTACGCTGAAAACGACCTATGATGAATTGTTTTTAATCGCGAAAGAGCGCGCCTTTATTCGGCCGAATTTCAAAGCCGATAAACATTCCATCGAGATTCCAAATGTATTCGCCAAAATCATGGGCGTGTCGAAAGACAATAAAGAATATTGGAACAGGCTTCATACATTAGCCGATTATCAGGAAACAGAAATGATCAGAAGCTTTCCGTTTACAGAAGACATCAAATCGAACTATCAATTTCATTACAGCCACGCCCTTGACCATGAAGGGAACATTGATCCGGACAAGCTGATGGCAAGCAATGTGTGGCAGTACAAGCAGCTTCCGGCGGGCATTCAGGCCGCCATTGCCAAAACGATTTCGAGAATGTGCAGGCACCCGCGGCTTAAGGCTATGCATCAAGAACAAGTCAAGGATGTTCAAATTTACTTGTTTAAACAAACAACAAACTTGCCTGCCAAGCTGCTGAAATTGATTCAAACGTTCGACTATGCGCAAACCGTTCCGAAACTTGTTGTATATCATACGGAAATGAGCGGCGGGCTCACGCGTTCAGATGCCGCGGCCCTGCTGTTTCTGAATGAAATCGGAATCGATATCATCATGTATAATCCTCCCGGCCACCAAGACATTGAGCATTTTATTGAAGAGGATCAGTATGATATCCACTGGCTGGATGACATGGTGTTTCAGCAGGAGTATAAGGAGCCTTCCCTAGTCAAAAGGCTGTTCAGAACGATTACCCAAAAGTAA
- a CDS encoding TerD family protein, protein MAIQLSKGQRIDLTKTNPGLAKAVIGLGWDTNKYSGGHDFDLDASAFLVDAHDNCVNDLDFVFYNNLEHPSGGVIHTGDNRTGEGDGDDEQIIVDFSKIPAHIEKIGITVTIHDAEARSQNFGQVSNAFVRIVDEETQNELLRFDLGEDFSIETAVVVCELYRHGGEWKFNAIGSGFSGGLAALCRNYGLQV, encoded by the coding sequence ATGGCCATTCAATTATCAAAAGGACAGCGCATTGACTTAACGAAAACAAATCCGGGACTCGCAAAAGCGGTGATCGGCTTAGGCTGGGACACAAACAAGTACTCCGGCGGACACGATTTTGACCTGGATGCTTCAGCTTTTTTAGTTGATGCGCATGACAACTGCGTGAATGATCTCGATTTCGTCTTCTATAATAACCTTGAGCATCCGAGCGGCGGTGTCATCCATACGGGTGACAACCGCACGGGTGAGGGTGACGGAGATGATGAGCAGATTATCGTTGATTTTTCAAAAATCCCTGCTCACATTGAGAAAATCGGGATCACAGTGACCATCCACGACGCCGAAGCACGCAGCCAAAACTTTGGACAAGTTTCCAATGCATTTGTGCGCATTGTGGACGAGGAGACGCAGAATGAACTTCTTCGCTTCGATTTGGGAGAGGATTTTTCTATTGAAACAGCTGTTGTCGTTTGTGAGCTTTACAGACACGGCGGCGAGTGGAAATTCAATGCGATCGGCAGCGGTTTTTCCGGCGGGCTGGCTGCGTTGTGCCGGAATTACGGTTTGCAAGTGTAA
- a CDS encoding phosphoribosyltransferase family protein yields the protein MAVDLSVTDNPLFIPEQALFEMAARVNKKRGFLFVSKVLGKHIPVHPLKPLLASGLLALEYAERKTGQEIKEKNEILNGFLSEEESKLQAAYQTLQKHRVTLNEAPLVIGFAETATALGHAVYDCIEHASFVHTTREQIRNTEPSITFVEEHSHATDQLCYAEPDMINNSCPILLVDDEITTGKTALHMIRDIQSKFPRKEYAVLSLLDWRTEEHKKAYAEAERELGVTISTVALLSGRISFKGVPLSESSYNYSPKLQGTAINRTNIDLSGFFTSVPYQPELSANTHSYVKETGRFGVKPSERKAVHEACRQAALYMEQYRKGKRTLVLGTGELMYLPMKIASTLGGSVSYHSTTRSPIHPVAKQGYAVQNGYSFMNPEDEEVRHFVYNLPAGAYDEVFFCLEKDVSDEALQPIFDMFKEKEVPHIHIVTFSGKAWI from the coding sequence ATGGCGGTTGATCTGTCGGTCACAGACAACCCGCTTTTCATACCTGAACAAGCATTATTTGAGATGGCCGCCAGAGTGAATAAAAAAAGGGGCTTTTTATTTGTCAGCAAAGTGCTGGGCAAACATATTCCGGTTCACCCGCTGAAGCCGCTTTTAGCGTCCGGGCTGCTTGCTTTGGAGTACGCCGAACGGAAAACCGGACAGGAGATAAAGGAAAAAAACGAGATTTTGAACGGATTTCTTTCAGAAGAGGAAAGCAAGCTTCAAGCTGCTTATCAAACGCTGCAAAAGCACCGTGTTACATTGAACGAAGCACCGCTTGTTATCGGGTTTGCGGAAACGGCGACGGCGCTTGGACACGCGGTTTATGATTGCATTGAACATGCGTCATTTGTCCATACGACCCGTGAACAGATTCGAAACACAGAGCCTTCGATCACATTTGTGGAAGAGCATTCCCATGCCACTGATCAGCTGTGTTACGCAGAGCCTGATATGATAAACAACAGCTGTCCGATTCTTCTTGTAGATGATGAAATCACGACAGGAAAAACCGCATTACATATGATTCGGGATATCCAATCCAAATTTCCGCGCAAAGAATACGCTGTCCTGTCTTTATTGGACTGGAGGACGGAGGAGCATAAGAAGGCATATGCAGAGGCTGAACGAGAATTAGGCGTCACGATTTCAACCGTTGCTTTATTATCAGGGCGGATTTCCTTTAAGGGTGTGCCATTGTCCGAGTCCTCCTACAACTACAGCCCGAAGCTGCAAGGAACTGCGATAAACAGAACGAACATTGATCTATCGGGTTTCTTCACATCCGTTCCTTATCAGCCGGAACTATCCGCAAACACTCATTCTTACGTGAAAGAAACAGGGCGATTCGGTGTAAAACCGTCTGAGCGAAAGGCTGTTCACGAAGCCTGCCGACAAGCAGCGCTTTACATGGAACAATATCGGAAGGGCAAAAGAACGCTCGTGCTTGGAACGGGAGAGCTGATGTATCTGCCAATGAAAATCGCCTCAACACTTGGCGGTTCGGTTTCCTATCACTCTACCACGCGCAGCCCGATTCACCCGGTTGCGAAACAAGGCTATGCCGTGCAAAACGGTTATTCATTTATGAATCCGGAAGATGAAGAGGTCCGCCATTTTGTCTATAACCTTCCTGCCGGAGCGTATGACGAAGTCTTTTTCTGTCTTGAGAAGGACGTTTCGGATGAGGCGTTACAGCCGATTTTTGATATGTTTAAAGAAAAAGAAGTGCCTCATATCCACATTGTCACTTTCTCAGGAAAGGCGTGGATCTGA
- a CDS encoding HpcH/HpaI aldolase/citrate lyase family protein: MRYFHYLSTHQEENVFYQAPKQVTKESPKKLLEHALGAVLYMPATRPDIAAVITKRKYEDISSIVFCLEDAIGDHEVKRAEHNVSHQLGLIEQAIQHRTIKPDHLPFMFVRVRSPKQMLQLADTLRPALHLLTGFVFPKFSAKNASDYVEALEDISSRMMVPLYGMPILETPDLLMKETRAAALSELSMVLHQHQDLILNVRIGATDLCGLYGIRRKPKQTIYDIRMIADFMSDIINYFGREFVISGPVWEYFQAPQKPHLLSAHQPVELNDYIKGLVKETELDIANGIHGKTVIHPTHLKIVNSLYVVTKEDYLDASSIIHHGNGSIGVMKSHFSNKMNEIKPHMKWAEKILLKSEIYGVYHENRSFTDLLNEQQNPSNIGQYGG, encoded by the coding sequence GTGCGGTATTTTCACTATTTATCAACACATCAAGAAGAAAATGTATTTTATCAAGCGCCGAAACAGGTCACGAAAGAGTCGCCTAAAAAGCTGCTTGAGCACGCACTGGGGGCCGTATTATATATGCCGGCAACCCGCCCGGACATAGCGGCGGTGATAACAAAGCGCAAATATGAGGATATATCATCTATTGTTTTCTGTCTGGAGGATGCGATTGGAGATCATGAGGTCAAGCGGGCTGAACATAATGTGAGCCATCAATTAGGGTTGATCGAGCAGGCGATCCAGCACCGCACGATAAAGCCGGACCATCTCCCATTTATGTTTGTGCGTGTACGGTCTCCGAAACAGATGCTGCAATTAGCCGATACCCTGAGGCCTGCACTCCATTTGTTAACCGGATTTGTGTTCCCAAAATTCTCAGCAAAAAACGCCAGTGACTATGTTGAAGCACTTGAAGACATATCGAGTCGCATGATGGTGCCGCTTTACGGCATGCCGATATTGGAAACACCCGATTTGTTAATGAAAGAGACTAGAGCTGCTGCTTTGTCTGAACTGAGTATGGTTTTGCATCAGCATCAGGATTTGATCTTAAATGTGCGGATCGGTGCGACTGATTTATGCGGATTATACGGCATCAGAAGAAAGCCGAAGCAAACGATTTATGATATCCGCATGATTGCGGACTTTATGTCAGATATCATCAATTACTTCGGCCGGGAGTTCGTCATTTCTGGCCCTGTATGGGAGTATTTTCAGGCACCGCAAAAGCCGCATCTGCTTTCGGCACACCAGCCAGTTGAGCTGAATGATTATATAAAAGGTTTGGTGAAAGAGACCGAACTTGACATCGCCAACGGCATCCACGGAAAAACGGTCATCCATCCGACCCATCTCAAAATTGTGAACAGCCTGTATGTCGTAACAAAGGAAGACTATCTCGATGCGTCAAGCATTATTCATCACGGAAACGGTTCAATCGGCGTGATGAAAAGCCATTTTTCTAACAAAATGAATGAAATCAAGCCTCATATGAAATGGGCTGAAAAAATCTTATTAAAATCAGAAATTTATGGGGTGTATCATGAAAACCGATCTTTCACCGATTTGCTCAATGAACAGCAAAACCCTTCAAATATTGGACAATATGGCGGTTGA
- a CDS encoding HAD family hydrolase gives MNAFASDLDRTLIYSRRMIGIPDKEAGVELIETLNGRDLSYISGVTKEHLRQIQKDHYFIPVTTRTNEQYKRIVCFQQDIVPEYAVTTNGGCILKDGQPLKEWDEFIKEQLASCLPIEAMLREIASLSVAQAVERTRTAHHYFVYLILNEAKIARIDPAAVKEWGAERGWQVSLQGRKLYFIPKSLNKWKAVEYLKSKLSIDEIYTAGDSLLDLELIQEADFGIAPAHGEVLCHCPELRKTEASGMMAGEEITAAVLSRITRIKQV, from the coding sequence ATGAACGCATTCGCCAGTGATTTAGACAGAACATTAATATACTCAAGGCGCATGATCGGCATTCCAGATAAGGAAGCGGGAGTTGAGCTGATCGAAACATTGAACGGCCGTGACCTCTCTTACATCTCGGGAGTGACAAAAGAACATTTAAGGCAAATTCAAAAGGATCACTATTTTATTCCTGTCACCACACGCACAAATGAGCAGTACAAGAGAATTGTTTGTTTTCAGCAGGACATTGTGCCCGAATATGCTGTAACTACGAATGGCGGCTGTATTTTAAAGGATGGCCAGCCTCTGAAAGAGTGGGACGAGTTCATAAAAGAGCAGCTCGCATCGTGTCTGCCGATTGAGGCTATGTTGAGAGAAATCGCAAGTCTGTCTGTAGCGCAAGCGGTTGAAAGAACCCGAACGGCACATCATTATTTTGTTTATCTTATCTTGAACGAAGCGAAAATAGCCCGAATCGATCCCGCCGCTGTGAAGGAGTGGGGGGCTGAAAGAGGCTGGCAAGTATCCCTGCAGGGGCGAAAGCTGTACTTTATTCCGAAGTCGCTTAATAAATGGAAGGCGGTCGAATATCTGAAATCGAAGCTTTCAATTGATGAAATCTATACAGCGGGAGATTCGCTGCTGGATCTTGAACTGATTCAGGAAGCTGATTTCGGCATCGCACCCGCTCATGGGGAGGTGCTGTGCCACTGTCCGGAATTACGCAAAACGGAAGCAAGCGGCATGATGGCAGGTGAAGAAATCACAGCAGCTGTTTTATCCCGAATCACCCGAATAAAACAAGTATAG
- the niaP gene encoding niacin permease NiaP: MGKQQPISQRKLLGVAGLGWLFDAMDVGILSFIIAALHVEWNLSPEEMKWIGSVNSIGMAAGAFLFGLLADRIGRKKVFIITLLCFSIGSGISAFVTSLSAFLILRFVIGMGLGGELPVASTLVSEAVAPEKRGRVIVLLESFWAVGWLVAALISYFVIPSFGWQAALLLTSLTAFYALYLRTSLPDSPKYESLSAKKTSVWENVKSVWAKRYIRSTVMLSIVWFCVVFSYYGMFLWLPSVMLLKGFSMIESFEYVLLMTLAQLPGYFSAAWLIEKAGRKWILVFYLIGTAGSAYFFGTADSLGLLLAAGMLLSFFNLGAWGVLYAYTPEQYPTAIRATGSGTTAAFGRIGGILGPLLVGTLAARHISFSVIFTIFCIAILLAVACILIMGKETKQTELE; encoded by the coding sequence ATGGGAAAACAACAGCCTATATCCCAGCGAAAACTGCTGGGCGTCGCCGGTTTGGGGTGGCTGTTTGATGCAATGGATGTCGGAATATTATCGTTTATTATCGCTGCGCTTCACGTGGAGTGGAATTTGTCGCCCGAAGAAATGAAATGGATCGGAAGCGTCAATTCCATCGGCATGGCTGCGGGTGCGTTTTTATTTGGGCTGCTGGCTGATCGAATTGGCCGAAAAAAAGTGTTTATCATTACCCTTTTGTGCTTTTCCATCGGAAGCGGCATTTCAGCTTTTGTGACAAGCTTATCGGCATTTCTCATTCTGCGTTTTGTTATTGGAATGGGGCTTGGCGGCGAACTGCCAGTCGCTTCAACACTTGTGTCCGAAGCGGTTGCGCCTGAAAAGCGGGGCAGAGTGATTGTGCTTCTGGAAAGCTTTTGGGCAGTAGGGTGGCTCGTAGCAGCACTCATTTCTTACTTTGTGATCCCGAGCTTCGGCTGGCAGGCCGCCCTGCTGTTGACGTCACTGACGGCTTTTTACGCTCTGTACCTGCGGACGAGTCTGCCTGATTCGCCAAAATATGAGTCGCTTTCAGCCAAAAAGACATCGGTATGGGAGAATGTAAAAAGCGTTTGGGCAAAACGGTATATACGGTCGACCGTGATGCTGTCGATCGTTTGGTTTTGCGTGGTGTTTTCTTATTACGGCATGTTCCTATGGCTGCCGAGTGTCATGCTGCTCAAAGGTTTCAGCATGATTGAAAGCTTTGAATATGTCCTTCTGATGACGCTGGCTCAGCTTCCAGGCTATTTTTCTGCCGCGTGGCTGATTGAAAAAGCGGGACGGAAGTGGATACTGGTCTTTTACCTGATTGGAACAGCAGGAAGCGCCTATTTCTTTGGCACGGCGGATTCCTTAGGCCTTCTGCTTGCAGCCGGAATGCTGTTATCGTTTTTCAATCTTGGTGCGTGGGGCGTCCTGTATGCCTATACCCCAGAGCAATACCCGACAGCGATTCGCGCCACAGGTTCAGGAACGACAGCGGCATTTGGAAGAATCGGGGGCATCCTCGGGCCGCTGCTCGTTGGAACGCTCGCAGCCCGCCATATTTCCTTTTCGGTCATCTTTACAATCTTTTGCATTGCAATCTTACTCGCGGTTGCTTGTATTTTGATTATGGGAAAAGAAACGAAACAAACTGAGCTTGAATAG
- a CDS encoding TerD family protein, translated as MAISLAKGQKVDLTKTNPGLSKVVVGLGWDTNKYDGGHDFDLDSSVFLLDAAGKCASPNDFIFYNQLEGGNGSVVHSGDNLTGAGEGDDENVKVNLSAVPANIEKISFVITIHEAEARSQNFGQVSNTFVRIVNEETNEELIRYDLAEDFSIETAIIAGELYRHNGEWKFSAIGSGYQGGLARIATDYGLQIG; from the coding sequence ATGGCAATTTCATTGGCAAAAGGACAAAAAGTAGATTTAACAAAAACAAATCCGGGACTTTCAAAGGTCGTTGTCGGTTTAGGCTGGGATACGAATAAGTATGACGGCGGACATGACTTCGACCTTGACTCTAGTGTGTTTCTGTTAGACGCTGCGGGCAAATGCGCGTCTCCAAATGATTTTATTTTCTACAACCAGCTTGAAGGAGGCAATGGTTCAGTCGTCCATTCAGGCGATAACCTGACAGGTGCTGGAGAAGGCGACGACGAGAATGTCAAAGTGAATCTCAGCGCTGTGCCCGCTAATATTGAAAAAATCTCATTTGTGATCACCATTCACGAAGCGGAAGCACGCAGCCAAAACTTTGGACAAGTATCAAACACGTTCGTTCGCATCGTAAATGAAGAAACAAATGAAGAGCTCATCCGTTACGACCTTGCGGAAGATTTCTCTATTGAAACAGCAATCATTGCAGGGGAGCTTTACAGACATAACGGCGAGTGGAAATTTTCGGCGATCGGCTCAGGCTACCAAGGCGGCCTTGCCCGCATCGCAACAGACTACGGTTTGCAAATCGGTTAA